The following are encoded in a window of Syngnathus scovelli strain Florida chromosome 4, RoL_Ssco_1.2, whole genome shotgun sequence genomic DNA:
- the mis12 gene encoding protein MIS12 homolog, translated as MDVREDTCVKTDMLPVSSLELYESQFFGFTPQTLMFRLSSAFIDSLCHILNVVEKVCVRQLSKGDSDATTEEQLRVQARECSRKLQAYMGEGFKQLSERMEEVLVTRCFSVPPNVLLKEDQCHRKHPPDTQEILRLETSLTALHKAHEAEVCARHALQVELEEQAEVQKQLDGFLAWFRDGNGIFEEHFKPVATSIKKLQQVIVEVCNKAQDSH; from the exons atggatgTTAGAGAAGATACCTGCGTAAAGACTGACATGCTTCCCGTGTCGTCTTTAGAGTTATACGAGTCGCAGTTTTTCGGCTTCACGCCGCAGACGCTTATGTTTCGTCTCTCCAGCGCCTTCATAGACTCTCTGTGCCACATCTTGAACGTGGTGGAGAAAGTATGCGTGCGACAACTGAGTAAAGGTGACTCGGACGCGACGACTGAGGAACAGCTCCGCGTCCAGGCCAGAGAGTGTAGCCGCAAACTGCAAGCGTATATGGGAGAGGGCTTCAAGCAACTATCGGAGCGAATGGAGGAGGTGCTGGTCACTCGCTGTTTTTCCGTCCCTCCCAACGTCCTGCTGAAGGAGGACCAGTGTCACAGAAAACATCCTCCAGACACACAG GAGATCCTCAGATTGGAGACATCCTTGACGGCCCTCCACAAGGCTCATGAGGCCGAGGTGTGTGCTCGACATGCACTGCAGGTTGAACTTGAGGAGCAAGCTGAGGTACAGAAGCAGCTGGATGGCTTCCTGGCCTGGTTCAGGGATGGAAATGGCATCTTCGAGGAACATTTCAAACCAGTGGCAACGTCAATAAAGAAATTGCAGCAAGTCATTGTGGAGGTGTGCAACAAGGCGCAGGATTCTCACTAA